The Engystomops pustulosus chromosome 1, aEngPut4.maternal, whole genome shotgun sequence genome has a window encoding:
- the RPS6 gene encoding small ribosomal subunit protein eS6 translates to MKLNISFPATGCQKLIEVDDERKLRIFYEKRMATEVAADPLGEEWKGYVVRISGGNDKQGFPMKQGVLTHGRVRLLLSKGHSCYRPRRTGERKRKSVRGCIVDANLSVLNLVIVRKGEKDIPGLTDKTVPRRLGPKRASKIRKLFNLSKEDDVRQYVVRRPIVKEGKKPKSKAPKIQRLVTPRVLQHKRRRIALKRKRTKKNKDEAAEYAKLLAKRTKEAKEKRQEQIAKRRRLSSLRASTSKTETSQK, encoded by the exons ATGAAG cttAATATTTCTTTCCCAGCCACTGGCTGCCAGAAGCTCATTGAAGTGGATGATGAGCGCAAACTGCGAATTTTCTATGAAAAGCGTATGGCCACAGAGGTTGCCGCTGATCCCTTGGGTGAAGAGTGGAAG GGATATGTAGTGCGCATCAGCGGAGGAAATGACAAGCAGGGGTTCCCCATGAAACAGGGTGTCCTCACTCATGGACGTGTCCGCCTTCTTCTCAGCAAGGGCCACTCCTGCTACCGCCCCAGGAGGACTGGCGAGCGCAAGAGGAAATCTGTGCGTGGTTGTATTGTGGATGCCAACTTGAGCGTGTTGAACTTGGTTATTGTCCGGAAAG GTGAGAAAGATATACCCGGCCTTACCGACAAGACCGTTCCCCGTCGCCTGGGTCCTAAAAGGGCAAGCAAAATCCGCAAGCTCTTCAACTTGTCTAAAGAAGATGATGTACGCCAGTATGTGGTCAGAAGGCCAATTGTCAAAGAAG GCAAGAAGCCCAAAAGCAAGGCCCCCAAGATCCAGCGTCTTGTGACTCCAAGAGTTCTTCAGCACAAGCGTAGGCGCATTGCCCTGAAGAGGAAGCGCACAAAGAAGAACAAGGATGAGGCAGCAGAATATGCCAAGCTGTTGGCTAAGAGAACAAAG gaaGCCAAGGAGAAGCGCCAGGAGCAGATCGCCAAGAGGCGTAGACTTTCATCACTGAGAGCCTCCACATCCAAAACTGAAACCAGCCAGAAGTAA